One part of the Oceanihabitans sp. IOP_32 genome encodes these proteins:
- a CDS encoding acyl-CoA dehydrogenase family protein, with amino-acid sequence MKPDLFEAPDYYNLDELLTEEHKLVRDAAREWVKRDVSPIIEDYAQKAEFPAQIINGLAEIGAFGPYIPEEYGGAGLDQISYGLIMQEIERGDSGVRSTASVQSSLVMYPIFKYGNEAQRKKYLPKLASGEWIGSFGLTEPDHGSNPSGMTTNFKDMGDHYLLNGAKMWISNAPFCHIAIVWAKDESGRIHGLIVERGMEGFSTPETHNKWSLRASATGELIFDNVKVPKENLLPNKSGLGAPLGCLDSARYGIAWGAIGAAMDCYDTALRYSKERIQFGKPIGQYQLQQKKLAEMITEITKAQLLAWRLGVMRDKGTATSAQISMAKRNNVEMAINIAREARQILGGMGITGEYSIMRHAMNLESVITYEGTHDIHLLITGLDITGLNAFK; translated from the coding sequence ACCGAAGAGCACAAATTAGTGCGCGATGCCGCTAGAGAGTGGGTAAAACGCGACGTGTCTCCAATAATTGAAGATTATGCTCAAAAAGCAGAATTCCCCGCTCAGATAATTAACGGCTTAGCAGAAATTGGTGCTTTTGGGCCTTATATTCCAGAAGAATATGGTGGTGCGGGATTAGACCAAATTTCTTATGGCCTAATTATGCAAGAAATAGAACGTGGCGATTCTGGCGTGCGCAGCACTGCATCGGTACAATCGTCTTTAGTCATGTATCCCATCTTTAAATATGGCAACGAAGCACAGCGCAAAAAATACTTACCCAAATTAGCAAGTGGCGAATGGATAGGCTCTTTTGGTTTAACAGAACCTGACCACGGCAGTAACCCTAGCGGAATGACCACAAATTTTAAGGATATGGGTGACCATTATCTGCTTAACGGTGCTAAAATGTGGATTAGCAATGCGCCTTTTTGCCATATTGCCATAGTTTGGGCAAAAGATGAAAGCGGACGCATTCACGGCCTTATAGTCGAGCGTGGTATGGAAGGATTTTCTACTCCAGAGACACATAATAAATGGTCGCTAAGAGCAAGTGCTACTGGCGAATTAATTTTTGATAATGTTAAAGTGCCAAAAGAAAACTTATTGCCAAACAAATCTGGTTTAGGTGCGCCGCTTGGCTGTTTAGATTCGGCGCGTTATGGTATTGCTTGGGGGGCTATTGGTGCCGCCATGGATTGTTACGACACGGCTTTACGCTACAGTAAAGAACGCATACAGTTTGGAAAACCTATTGGGCAATATCAATTACAACAAAAAAAATTGGCCGAAATGATTACCGAAATTACCAAGGCTCAGTTATTAGCATGGAGACTCGGTGTAATGCGCGACAAAGGGACGGCAACCTCTGCACAAATATCTATGGCCAAACGCAACAATGTAGAAATGGCAATTAATATCGCTAGAGAAGCGAGGCAGATTTTAGGTGGTATGGGCATTACTGGAGAGTATTCTATCATGCGCCATGCTATGAATTTAGAAAGCGTAATAACTTACGAGGGCACTCACGATATTCATTTATTAATTACAGGTCTAGATATTACAGGACTTAATGCGTTTAAATAG